The Drosophila innubila isolate TH190305 chromosome 2L unlocalized genomic scaffold, UK_Dinn_1.0 4_B_2L, whole genome shotgun sequence genome segment CAATGCTGCAGTTGCCTTGTTCCCCATGTAGGTTTGTGCGTCGGAGCGTGGATGACGTCGCTTAGCCGGACAGAGTTTGCCGCCCTTGGGAAACGGAGGTTCGGACAGATAGTGCTTGAGACAGCCCTGATGGAACAGATGGCCGCAGTAGACGCGCTCGACAAACGCATCTTCACGGTCATCCAGTACCACTGTCTCCGGCTGTGTTTGCAGCACGGGATTATCACAAATTGGACACAGCTCAAGATGGAAATCGCGAGTCGCCTCCAAACAGAACTTGAGGGTGCGATAAAGACTGTGTACGGGTCGAAAGTTGGCGAGTTCATCCTTGCTTAGACGCAACGGCGGCTCCACACACTGACGGGCAATCTCCCGCGATTGTCCGTTGAGGTAACGCACCAGGACATTGGGTAAATTGGACTCCTGGCCACGCATCTCGACACACTGGTTGGGATAATCATCGGGCACAACGGCTGTGATGCGATAGATGTAGTGACCACCTCTAGCAATTAATTCCACACAACTGGTGCGCTGACGCAGCTTTAGTTGACTGGCAACGTTCCCGGCGACTTCTCTGGACTTAATATCTGTGCGCAGCTGCTTGATCTCGTCTAGACACACGCACAATGGATTGTCCGATAAATACTGCAAGGCAAAGCACAAAACAAGCAATGCCTGTGGTTTTCCCATATGCTCCTTGGCATGCTCATCCATGAGTCGAGTGAGCTCGGCCAGCAATTTATCCGAATAAACGCGACTTTTCAGCTCCACCATGATGGATGAGCTCTGTGGATAATCTGCCGGAAAACGTAAGCAAACCGTCAATGTGCGATTCGCTCTGTCCGGCAATAGATCCACCCGCACAAGCGTTGTATTGCAGGTAATGATTCTGCTGTGGTTTAATTTATTCTTGCATTCATTTCTTATGTCGCACAATTCACGCTCAATGAAATCCATGgctgaatttattaaaagtatttccAATTGGACCTATTTCGCAAGagtttgtttctgttttcttgTTAGCAAATATCGTCAATCGCAACAAATATCGATAAAGTCAGCGAATAAATTTGCTCTGGCCGACTAGTGATGTgcattatgaatttaaaaattgtgacTGCTACTTCTGTGATTTGtttatcattttcaaatttctttgCTTGTATTATTGCAGTTCTGAGTCAATGTTGTAAATACACAATTGTATACGCCTcgtttttactaatttttttttgataaatgtttTGATAAAATCAATTGCCGCTTGTTGGTAGAAAATAGAAGTGACAGGTAGCAGTTACTTAAATATTGACCCATATCTATAGTCGCCACGTTGTGACACACGCTGACGAAATTAGTCGTGAATTTTATAAAGCTTAAAAGCGTCGCTTAAAATGGTACTGGACTTGGATCTGTTTCGCAGCGACAAGGGAGGCAATCCCGAGGCAGTTCGCGAGAATCAAAAGAGACGCTTCAAGGATGTGGCACTGGTCGAGACGGTCATCGAAAAAGACGGCGAATGGCGGCAGCGACGTCACCGCGCCGACAATCTCAACAAGGTGAAGAACGTCTGCAGCAAAGTCATTGGCGAGAAGATGAAAAAGAAGGAGCCGGTTGGTGCCGAGGGCGTCGAAGTGCCGGCGGACATACGCTCGGATCTGACGCAAGTCACCGCCGAGTCCCTGCATCCGCTGACGGTAAATCAAATCAAGCAAGTGCGTCTGCTCATCGACGATGCCATGACCGAGAACCAAAAGGCCATGGACGAGACTGAGCTGGCCCGCAACACGGCGCTGCGTGAGGTGGGCAACCATCTGCATGCATCGGTGCCCGTTTCCAATGATGAGGACGAGAATCGTGTGGAGCGCACGTACGGCGACTGCGAGAAACGCGGCAAGTATTCGCATGTGGATCTCATTGTCATGATTGACGGCATGAATGCGGAGAAGGGCGCTGTGGTGTCCGGTGGACGTGGCTATTTCTTGACTGGAGCTGCTGTCTTCCTCGAACAGGCGCTTATTCAACATGCCCTTCACTTGCTATACGCTCGTGATTATGTGCCTCTGTATACGCCCTTCTTTATGCGCAAAGAGGTGATGCAGGAGGTCGCCCAGCTCTCCCAGTTCGATGAGGAGCTCTACAAGGTGGTCGGCAAGGGCAGCGAACGTGCTGAGGAAGTCGGCACGGATGAGAAATACCTGATTGCCACCTCTGAGCAGCCCATTGCAGCCTACCATCGCGATGAGTGGCTGCCAGAAGCATCGTTGCCCATTAAGTACGCCGGATTGTCCACTTGCTTCCGCCAGGAGGTTGGCTCACATGGACGCGATACACGCGGCATCTTTCGGGTGCATCAATTCGAGAAGGTCGAACAGTTTGTGTTGACCTCACCGCACGACAACAAATCCTGGGAGATGATGGACGAAATGATTGGCAACGCCGAGCAGTTCTGCCAATCCCTGGGCATTCCCTATCGCGTGGTCAACATTGTATCCGGAGCACTCAATCATGCCGCCGCCAAGAAGCTCGATCTGGAGGCCTGGTTCGGCGGCAGCGGTGCATACAGAGAGCTGGTCTCCTGCTCCAACTGCTTGGACTACCAGGCGCGACGTCTGCTCGTCCGCTATGGTCAAACGAAAAAGATGAACGCCGCTGTCGACTATGTGCACATGTTGAATGCCACAATGTGCGCTGCCACACGTGTCATTTGCGCTATTCTGGAGACTCATCAGACGGAGACGGGCATCAAGGTGCCGGAGCCACTCAAGAAGTACATGCCGGCCAAGTTTCAGGACGAGATTCCATTCGTGAAGCCAGCTCCCATCGATCTGGAGCAAGCCGCTGCTGATAAGCAAAAGACCAAGAAGGAGAAGAACAAAAAGGATCCAGCTGCATAATTCATTAATGATTACACTCTCATCCTAATCCAATTATCACTCGGCATATTATAAGCTTACAAGTCCaaaattgtgttattttttacgTATATTTATCGCATTTATAGCAAacctttttattaaatgcgcttcaaaatgcaacaaaaaataaaaaacaaaacagttttttatCAACAAGCTTAAAAGCtcgaaaatttgtttaataaagcTGCTGAACGaagaatttttcaaatctGTAAGGATATAAActctttatattttcaacttcCAATTATTTTGTTACCTCTGCAagatttaattcaaattcgaGAATAGTTAATTTTGGAAATGTCTGCTGTTTTTTCCACTTGGTAAACTTCCAAAATTGCTCCGATTAAAACGGTTTTCGTGCGATTTATTTTTCTGACCTAGATTTAATTTGCAAACTAAATCTATAAAAGTGacatgaaaaaatattattttggtttttcttgctcatttttttataaggaaaatttagaatttaatatgatttctttatgtaaaataaatagaatagtTTAACGGAAATTTGACTCAAttcttatgaaaaatataaatttttattattgcattaattttcTGATCATCTAAATTTAATATCCCGATTAATGTACATTTATCGTACCCTTATCAATTTTTTGGGTGATTGCTTTTCCCTGCTGCCCGTAGCAACGGCCTCCAGTTCGGCTTTATGACATTATAATACAAGTAGAATTTGTTTCCAGCTGAGCACCGGCTACTCATAGTTGCCTGAGCAACGCTTTCCACTTGTTTACAAGCAGTCCTTGCCTTTCTTTCAtcagaaatcaatttgttttcaattgaaatctTCGAGAATCTTTAAAAATGTCGCATCAGAAACGTCGAGAGAAAGCGAATAAACCTACGCGTTGGGATCGCATTCGGAAAAGGCAGTTAAATGCAAATCCGCTGTCGTTTAAAACGGATGCAGTGCGTCGCTTTATTGAGGTGGACTACGTGGATAAACGGCAATCTCAACTGCTCATCGATGGGGAACCCAAAAAGCAACTTAATCCGAGTGTTATAATGGATATGCGGCATGAGATGGTAAGTTATAaacagggaataacaccggaaccggtaccggaaccgttaatcaaaactaaccgtttcagtTTGACTGTCGGAACTGAAACCTTTACCGAGATAAAGccctgtcaagaaccgaatactgaaacgtttgtaccggttcGGTTGTGTTtaaagaccaacttcaaactgtcataatttgatcaaaactgaaccgattttcaagcggaatgtcattttaatcaagatttggcctctaaattgactctgcatttaaatttttatcatctaaaaaatttgatattttttcgattctaagccatctatcatccaatattccatacttaccccttgacattttgttcaataaatttgatctctcataactttattaaaaactaaccgattttcaagcggaatgtcattttgatcataatttggcctctaaattgattctgcatttagatttttatcatctagaaaatttgatattttttcgattctaagccatctatcatccaatattccatacttaccccttgacattttgttcaataaatttgatctctcataacttcatcaaaaattaaccgattttcaagcggaatgtcattttgatcatgatttagcctctaaattgattctgcatttaaatttttatcatctagaaaatttgatatttcttcgatactaagccatctatcatccaattttccatacataccccttgacattttttcaaaaactttgatctctcataactttgctaaaacttaaaCGATcttcaatcggaatgtcattttgatcatgatttggcatctaaattgatcctgcatttaaatttttatcatctagaaaatttgatatttcttcgatactaagccatctattatccaattttccatttgatctctcataacttcatcaaaaattaaacgattttgaaccggaatgtcattttgatcatgatttggcttcttaattggttctgcatttgtatttttatcatatagaaaatttggtattttttcaatatttagccatctatcatccaatttttcatacataccccttgacatttttttcaataactctgatctctcataacttcatcaaaatttaaccgattttctagcggaatgtcattttgatcatgatttggcctctaaattgattctgcatttaaatttgtatcatctagaaaatttgatattttttcgattcaaagccatctatcatccaattttccatacttaccccttgacattttgttcaataaatttgatctctcataacttcatcaaaaattaaccgattttcaagcggaatgtcattttgatcatgatttagcctctaaattgattctgcatttagatttttatcatctagaaaatttgatattttttcgattctaagccatctatcatccaatattcccttgacattttgttcaataaatttgatctctcataactttattaaaaactaaccgattttcaagcggaatgtcattttgatcataatttggcctctaaattgattctgcatttagatttttatcatctagaaaatttgatattttttcgattctaagccatctatcatccaatattccatacttaccccttgagccatctatcatccaatattccatacttaccccttgacattttgttcaataaatttgatctctcataacttcatcaaaaattaaccgattttcaagcggaatgtcgttttgatcatgatttggcctctaaattgattctgcatttacatttttatcatttagaaaatatgatattttttcgatactaagccatctattatTTAAGACAGGGTATCTCATAGTGGAGCACACtggaataaattttttctattttaattttttttttaagtttgctcAAATTCCACGAAAATTGCCACTGGCGACTGTGGCACATGGCAGCACACTGGAGTCGACCAAGGCGCACAATCTGGAGGTGGAACAGCGTTACATTCACAATCAACTGCAAAAGTTTCGCCAGCAATTGGCCAGACAACATCCTCCTCGCACGCTGGACCGGAAGATTCATGTACGTCCCATTAAGCCAGACTTTAAGCTCAATCATGGTCCACTGATGGAGAGTCTGGCGCAGGCATCCAGGCACATTGATGACTTCTACAAGACACCGGTGGATGCTCTGAGTCAGGCTGTGGAGCTGTGTGCCGCACACAAGCAGGTGGCCACCACGTCATTGCTACGCCAGCTGGAGGCTGAGCCGGAGGCAGACCAAGAGCATACTTGGCTGGAGCGTGGGCAAGTGAAGGAAGCGCTGGAAGTGAAGCAATCGAAGCTGGAAGCGTGTGCGGAATTGGACACATTCGAGTATCGTAAGTTTGCCAAGCAAGTGCAGCTGGACGAGAGCAGATCCCAGCTGCTACAACGTTGCCGCACGCCAAGTCCACTGCTGACCACCGAGGAGCTGCTGAAGCCAATGCGTGCCGCTGCCGAGCGTCAAATGCTGCACTTGCGCACCGTGCGCTACGAGGAggagctgcagcaacaacaccggCAGGAGCAACCGGAGACGGATCCGGATGACCCGCCAAAGCTACAGCGAGAATCCTCTAGTTGCTCCAACACTAGCGATGGCATTGATTCCGTCATCTCGGATCTGGCGGAGGAAGCTCTTTACGAGCTGCAGCTGGAAGCAGCTgagcagcagaaacagcagctGGACGCGGTACTGGAGGATGCAACAGGCTCCAAGCATGTGCAGTTCCAACTGCCCAAGCACAAAAACTCTCCAACGCCCATCTCAAAGCCGGAGCAGACTCCTTCAGCAGTTGAGCTCGCGTTGGAGCCTTTGGTGATCCGTCGTATAGAATTACCCCGGGTGATTGTCCAGCCCAAGCAGCAGTTGGAGCCAGAAGTCCAGTCATGTCAGCCATGCAGCAGCAGTGAGGATGAGCAAGCCGAATCTGTGCCGCACGAGAAGCAACGGATAATTGAGCAACTGTTTCAAGCACGCGACAATTCCGAACTGAATCTCATGCGAAAGTATTTCCTCAAGTGGATACACTACACAACAATGGAGAAGATCGAACGGGACTCGGGAAATTCACAAGGCAGTCGTGTGCAGAAGATCAACGTATTTCTCGACAAGATCAGGCAGGAGAAGCGTCGACAGCGTTGCATCAAGCAAAATCCCACTCCAAATGAATCCGACAAAATAGCACAAAAGTCGCTGGAGCAGCGCGAAGAGGCGGTCAAGATGGCTAAACAGTTTAAGAATAAGTATGTAGCTAGATTTCTTGAGAGGATTGCTCCTCCATAATCCCTCTTTCGGCTTGCCTTCCAGGTTAAAGGTGCAGCAGGACATTATTGATTTGCAGCGCATCAAGCTGGAGCGACAGGAGCGTTTGATAATGCAGCTCAAGCTCCACAAGCTCAGCGATGAGGCGAAGGAGGCACGCGAGGATCTCAAGCAGGAGCTGAAGACCGTCATACGTTGCGGTGATCCAAAGGCTAAGGCCAAGGCCAAGTGCCTGCAGCTAATTGGCAGTCTCCGTGATGCCGAGGATGAGGAGCTGGAGCGACTCCAAGGCAAGGCTTTGCTCCAGCCGCGTTTCCTGCAGCACATGCAGGAGCGGGCACTGGAGCGGAGCGTGCGTCATGAGCAAGCGCGTCAACGCAGAGCACAAGCGGAGGCGGAACGGGAGGCAGCCAAGCTGGCCATTGAAGAAGCCAAGGTAAGTTCCAAGTTACGGCTTTGTGTTATTTTCGGTGGTTTCGATTTCAGTGGCACTTATAcactttttattctttaatatcatttcagttatatattattttttactatcaTTTTTAAGTCATATTTTctcaatttacaaaaaaattttaatatgttaacaaattaataagtaAGAACCtgattttttcataaatttttaagcatgCTTAAGTCCCGAAAAGAGTAGAGCAGAAATTTCCGTCGGCGGAAAGTTTTCTAGCAAATAGTTGTCAAAATTTTCTGCTTTGCTTTAGTGTACCGTTCTTTTATATGGAGTTTAGATCTACCAGAACGTCTGATCAACACCAGAAGGACCTTTAGTAATAGAATGAAACTATGAAACCCTTCCAGCTCAGTTCATTTTGACTGTGAGTTAATTGTCGATTTTGACACACGCCAGgtagaatttttcaaaaagcacACCTAGTTAATGTACAAATTTCAGTCGTCTATCTCTTGCCTTTTG includes the following:
- the LOC117780676 gene encoding uncharacterized protein LOC117780676, with product MDFIERELCDIRNECKNKLNHSRIITCNTTLVRVDLLPDRANRTLTVCLRFPADYPQSSSIMVELKSRVYSDKLLAELTRLMDEHAKEHMGKPQALLVLCFALQYLSDNPLCVCLDEIKQLRTDIKSREVAGNVASQLKLRQRTSCVELIARGGHYIYRITAVVPDDYPNQCVEMRGQESNLPNVLVRYLNGQSREIARQCVEPPLRLSKDELANFRPVHSLYRTLKFCLEATRDFHLELCPICDNPVLQTQPETVVLDDREDAFVERVYCGHLFHQGCLKHYLSEPPFPKGGKLCPAKRRHPRSDAQTYMGNKATAALIATGSSCNKLDNGMGLGLGVCGIKLAHDRWVLNIKTAEARWAQKQARQRELEEVVDFLQ
- the LOC117780799 gene encoding serine--tRNA ligase, cytoplasmic yields the protein MVLDLDLFRSDKGGNPEAVRENQKRRFKDVALVETVIEKDGEWRQRRHRADNLNKVKNVCSKVIGEKMKKKEPVGAEGVEVPADIRSDLTQVTAESLHPLTVNQIKQVRLLIDDAMTENQKAMDETELARNTALREVGNHLHASVPVSNDEDENRVERTYGDCEKRGKYSHVDLIVMIDGMNAEKGAVVSGGRGYFLTGAAVFLEQALIQHALHLLYARDYVPLYTPFFMRKEVMQEVAQLSQFDEELYKVVGKGSERAEEVGTDEKYLIATSEQPIAAYHRDEWLPEASLPIKYAGLSTCFRQEVGSHGRDTRGIFRVHQFEKVEQFVLTSPHDNKSWEMMDEMIGNAEQFCQSLGIPYRVVNIVSGALNHAAAKKLDLEAWFGGSGAYRELVSCSNCLDYQARRLLVRYGQTKKMNAAVDYVHMLNATMCAATRVICAILETHQTETGIKVPEPLKKYMPAKFQDEIPFVKPAPIDLEQAAADKQKTKKEKNKKDPAA
- the LOC117781195 gene encoding calponin homology domain-containing protein DDB_G0272472 — its product is MSHQKRREKANKPTRWDRIRKRQLNANPLSFKTDAVRRFIEVDYVDKRQSQLLIDGEPKKQLNPSVIMDMRHEMFAQIPRKLPLATVAHGSTLESTKAHNLEVEQRYIHNQLQKFRQQLARQHPPRTLDRKIHVRPIKPDFKLNHGPLMESLAQASRHIDDFYKTPVDALSQAVELCAAHKQVATTSLLRQLEAEPEADQEHTWLERGQVKEALEVKQSKLEACAELDTFEYRKFAKQVQLDESRSQLLQRCRTPSPLLTTEELLKPMRAAAERQMLHLRTVRYEEELQQQHRQEQPETDPDDPPKLQRESSSCSNTSDGIDSVISDLAEEALYELQLEAAEQQKQQLDAVLEDATGSKHVQFQLPKHKNSPTPISKPEQTPSAVELALEPLVIRRIELPRVIVQPKQQLEPEVQSCQPCSSSEDEQAESVPHEKQRIIEQLFQARDNSELNLMRKYFLKWIHYTTMEKIERDSGNSQGSRVQKINVFLDKIRQEKRRQRCIKQNPTPNESDKIAQKSLEQREEAVKMAKQFKNKLKVQQDIIDLQRIKLERQERLIMQLKLHKLSDEAKEAREDLKQELKTVIRCGDPKAKAKAKCLQLIGSLRDAEDEELERLQGKALLQPRFLQHMQERALERSVRHEQARQRRAQAEAEREAAKLAIEEAKRQQDEEAKLLRMEVLKEKRRQEKMAKVLKERERQRFLENQRKALEFGRRLLLRRVGMEGFKRLLQRKRDNQVKCEEFSRRLYKRKYFHAWRSFTEFRQRERRIRADQCYYRALKRRVLHGWVLYVHEERQKMQVAIDWYALHATEHWFNRWLNYTIHCRLIEDTKMRQSISHHEWHLKWKVLDCWQRLPQILRLEKETEERRQRWRMKIWELLPDYKPREDSLW